A DNA window from Trichomycterus rosablanca isolate fTriRos1 chromosome 11, fTriRos1.hap1, whole genome shotgun sequence contains the following coding sequences:
- the bmp16 gene encoding bone morphogenetic protein 16 gives MFLASLLVLMTLLLPQALSGHQVNSSHSDGNPVVPLEPGLAQTIQNLLLTRLGLQSHPSPRPGATVPQYLLDLYRFHTQQYHLIEDPDFNYPTDHIQGANTVRTFHHAASSDLQNPEEKGNRIHMAFNLSSIPTFENVVSAELRFMHRGTGLGLKPHIISLYVSGDNTEAEPKLLHSKQLARNPETGVSWEAFPVNAELFKQLSDFSGKVSFILEVTPDNSSHTVESMDAERHLRVRRSAGQDEHSWRKQRPLLVTYSYDGRNEPLIPLGNKSPRGKRERHKLKKIKGQGSQAGWRGVWTDRRVKRNGGGRAAKLKRLSRARCKRHPLYVDFKDVGWNKWIVAPTGYDAFFCLGECRFPLPDHMNSSSHAMVQTLMNSVNRAVPRACCVPTALSPIALLYLDNDDNVVLKNYQDMVVEGCGCR, from the exons ATGTTCCTTGCTAGCCTACTGGTTCTGATGACCCTGCTGCTACCTCAAGCACTGTCCGGTCACCAAGTGAATTCCAGTCACTCTGATGGAAACCCAGTAGTCCCTCTGGAGCCCGGTTTGGCCCAGACCATCCAGAACCTCCTGCTGACCCGACTGGGTCTACAGTCCCATCCCAGCCCTCGTCCAGGGGCAACAGTACCCCAGTATCTTCTGGACCTCTACCGTTTCcacacacaacaataccaccttATAGAAGATCCAGATTTTAACTACCCCACGGATCATATACAAGGAGCCAACACTGTCCGCACCTTTCACCATGCAG catCTTCAGACCTCCAAAACCCTGAAGAGAAAGGTAATAGGATCCATATGGCCTTTAACCTGTCCTCTATTCCAACCTTTGAGAATGTGGTCTCAGCGGAGCTGCGTTTTATGCACAGAGGAACAGGCCTTGGTTTAAAACCACATATTATAAGCCTCTATGTCTCTGGTGATAACACTGAAGCGGAGCCCAAGCTACTCCATTCAAAACAGCTGGCTAGAAATCCAGAGACTGGTGTGTCCTGGGAGGCCTTCCCAGTGAACGCAGAACTGTTTAAGCAGCTGTCTGACTTTTCAGGGAAAGTGTCCTTTATCTTGGAGGTCACCCCAGATAACAGCAGTCATACCGTGGAGAGCATGGACGCAGAGAGACACTTAAGGGTGCGCAGGTCTGCAGGTCAAGATGAACATAGCTGGAGAAAGCAAAGGCCTCTACTGGTCACCTATAGCTATGATGGTCGCAATGAACCACTCATACCTCTTGGAAATAAGAGCCCCAGAGGTAAAAGGGAGCGCCACAAGCTTAAAAAGATAAAAGGGCAGGGATCACAAGCAGGTTGGCGTGGTGTCTGGACAGATAGGCGTGTGAAGCGGAATGGCGGTGGACGAGCCGCCAAGCTGAAGCGTCTCTCTCGTGCTCGGTGTAAGCGTCACCCACTCTATGTGGACTTCAAAGATGTTGGGTGGAATAAATGGATTGTGGCGCCGACTGGTTACGATGCCTTCTTTTGCCTAGGTGAGTGTCGCTTTCCTCTTCCCGACCACATGAATTCATCCAGCCATGCCATGGTGCAGACACTGATGAACTCAGTAAATAGAGCTGTACCACGAGCCTGCTGTGTGCCAACAGCTCTTAGTCCTATCGCACTTCTCTATTTGGATAACGACGACAATGTGGTGCTGAAAAACTACcaggacatggtggtggagggCTGCGGCTGCCGTTAG